From Denitrovibrio acetiphilus DSM 12809, the proteins below share one genomic window:
- a CDS encoding HAD family hydrolase → MKYKAVLIDFDNTMIGTEKYNFRLFKETISGLIGRELTSEDRKNFDGHTWKGIFQILSEQYLPEMKPEDIRNIFVDAKSNFFNGGSAPLAEGLDDVLALNIKKGIVTGSSRAEVNMFAHCIDLSAFDIIATDELYDKGKPAPDGYLYAANELGFEPGECLCVEDSFIGLKSAKSAGCVTVFTREFADEDHSGIADFTVECMSEVVDLLR, encoded by the coding sequence GTGAAATACAAAGCGGTACTGATAGATTTTGATAACACAATGATAGGCACTGAAAAATATAATTTCAGGCTTTTTAAAGAGACGATAAGCGGTCTGATCGGCAGAGAGCTTACGAGTGAAGACCGTAAAAACTTTGACGGTCACACATGGAAGGGCATATTTCAGATATTATCTGAACAGTATTTACCGGAAATGAAACCGGAAGATATCAGAAATATTTTTGTAGATGCAAAATCAAACTTCTTTAACGGCGGTTCAGCACCACTGGCAGAAGGGCTTGACGATGTACTTGCGCTGAACATAAAAAAGGGTATCGTCACCGGAAGCTCACGGGCAGAGGTCAATATGTTTGCCCACTGTATTGATCTTTCAGCATTTGACATAATTGCTACAGATGAACTTTACGACAAAGGGAAACCGGCTCCTGACGGATATCTTTACGCTGCGAATGAGCTGGGATTTGAGCCCGGGGAATGTCTGTGTGTCGAAGATTCTTTTATCGGGCTGAAATCTGCGAAAAGTGCAGGGTGTGTTACTGTTTTTACCCGGGAGTTTGCTGATGAGGATCACAGCGGTATAGCGGACTTTACTGTTGAGTGCATGTCGGAAGTGGTTGATCTCCTGAGATAA
- a CDS encoding protoporphyrinogen/coproporphyrinogen oxidase, producing MNTFDFIIIGSGISGMSFAHHMSEQGENVLVLEKKGYAGGCLYSLRHEDFWLELGGHTIYSSYMSFIKTLRELGTEDKFIGREKASFKMYREGKIGSLMSALSKVELALNAPKMFFKKKEGNSVREYYSAILGKSNYDNMFQAMLQAVISQDASGFPADMLLKKRDRDKTAPRNFTLKGGMSTFIDSVAAKENVTLKTDCEAVDVTLADGTYTVETVKGDKFQTPNIVMACPPPVAGKLLEQAAPETASLLSEIHGVKVDTYGVIVRKEDINVEPFSFIIAKDDVFTSAVSRDILPHDKYRGAAFHFCDGALDEDEKISKIEDILGIDRSSIVKSGATVHFSPTLGMDHKDRVRKIDTTLSKYKGLYVVGNYFGGVAIEDCALRAGSAAQSQQP from the coding sequence ATGAATACATTTGATTTTATCATAATCGGAAGCGGTATCAGCGGGATGAGCTTCGCACACCACATGTCGGAACAGGGGGAAAATGTACTCGTTCTCGAAAAGAAAGGCTACGCCGGAGGTTGCCTGTACTCACTCCGTCACGAGGACTTCTGGCTGGAGCTCGGCGGACACACAATATACAGTTCTTATATGTCGTTCATCAAAACTCTCAGAGAGCTTGGAACAGAAGACAAATTTATCGGCAGAGAGAAGGCGTCTTTTAAAATGTACAGAGAAGGAAAGATCGGCTCTCTCATGTCAGCACTCAGCAAAGTTGAGCTGGCTCTCAACGCACCTAAAATGTTTTTTAAAAAGAAGGAAGGCAACAGTGTCAGAGAATACTACTCAGCCATACTTGGCAAAAGTAACTATGACAATATGTTTCAGGCGATGCTCCAGGCTGTTATATCTCAGGACGCATCAGGATTCCCTGCGGATATGCTTCTGAAAAAACGAGACAGGGACAAAACAGCCCCGAGAAACTTCACTCTTAAAGGCGGCATGTCAACATTTATTGATTCTGTTGCTGCAAAAGAAAATGTAACTCTCAAGACTGACTGCGAAGCTGTTGACGTCACACTTGCTGACGGGACATATACTGTCGAAACTGTAAAAGGTGATAAATTTCAGACCCCGAATATTGTAATGGCTTGCCCGCCCCCTGTTGCCGGAAAACTTCTGGAACAAGCAGCACCTGAAACAGCATCACTTCTGTCTGAAATACATGGTGTAAAAGTTGACACATACGGCGTGATTGTCAGAAAAGAAGACATAAATGTTGAGCCGTTCAGTTTTATAATTGCTAAAGACGATGTTTTCACTTCTGCTGTGTCAAGGGACATTCTCCCCCATGACAAATACAGAGGAGCCGCTTTCCACTTCTGCGACGGTGCGCTGGACGAAGACGAGAAGATTTCCAAAATTGAAGATATTCTCGGAATAGACCGAAGCTCTATCGTAAAAAGCGGTGCAACAGTCCATTTTTCACCAACTCTGGGCATGGATCACAAAGACCGCGTCAGAAAGATTGACACCACACTCAGCAAATACAAAGGGCTCTATGTGGTTGGTAATTACTTCGGAGGGGTCGCCATTGAAGACTGTGCTCTCCGTGCGGGCTCAGCAGCCCAAAGCCAGCAGCCTTAA
- a CDS encoding cytochrome c3 family protein: protein MGSFNKIFFLVMVLILTTVAFAYAADEHPEDMGNKDCAECHVDVTPEIYKQWEESAHGFTGVKCQVCHGDEVNFVKSPTNATCEGCHSMQVENNQVPQARCASCHIAHNFTVHKMHDYK from the coding sequence ATGGGATCGTTTAATAAGATTTTCTTTTTAGTGATGGTTCTTATCCTGACAACGGTTGCCTTTGCCTATGCAGCAGATGAGCATCCTGAGGATATGGGGAATAAGGACTGTGCGGAATGCCATGTTGATGTTACCCCAGAGATTTACAAACAATGGGAAGAGAGCGCTCACGGGTTCACAGGGGTTAAGTGTCAGGTCTGCCATGGTGACGAGGTAAACTTTGTGAAATCCCCGACCAATGCTACATGCGAGGGCTGCCATTCTATGCAGGTGGAAAATAATCAGGTTCCGCAGGCAAGGTGTGCAAGCTGCCATATAGCTCATAACTTTACAGTGCACAAGATGCACGACTACAAATAA
- a CDS encoding molybdopterin oxidoreductase family protein has protein sequence MSISRRTFLKASVATAAAASVGIAMPKNAEAARGADVDKWVKGACRFCGTGCGVYIGVKDGKVVAIKGNPDAQTNFGFLCVKGFLAYKCMYHPDRLTEPMIRQSNGKFKKVSWDKALDTVADKFKELHKKYGKDAVAYYGSGQAMTEESYTFNKLFKGGFGSNMVEGNPRLCMASAVGGYISSFGSDEPVGAYADIEYSKCLFIVGSNASECHPVLFRRIMRHKMKNPDVKIIVCEPRKTTTSKIADLWLPVDPGTDLAVFHAMAKVIMDNNWHNERFMNENARITNGKETFDIAAYKEFIKDFTPEKVEKLTRCPADNIRQAAEWFANSGASTSLWTMGLNQRTRGVWANNLIHNLHLITGNLFKPGADSFSLTGQPNACGGVRETGTLCHLLPGTKPVTLDKWRSHIEKEWGIKPGTINPKPGFHTMKMFDSLGGEKDTSKPIKGMITCTTNPAQSLPNLNKYIDGMRDSFLVVIDIFPTRTTQLADVVLPAAFIYEKGGVYGCSERRSQLTEKCVEPMGNAKPDVWIAAQIAKRMGLEKLIPWNSDDSMKNNEMAWSEYIRVTKDTDHTLAGATYSRLKKEKAGLQWPCPTTDHPGTYKRYVRGMDPMFEHEGFQKKFGIKMPLDRQFYFYMDSKGEGKANIWLRPYAGPAEVPSAEFPFYLTTGRVIEQWHTGTMTMRIPEIARAHPNGYIEVHPDDAKKYGIISGDMVEVTSIRGKSILPAHVTKVSLPGILFVPWHDQAMDRMINFVCNDAVDPGSKEPEFKIAAVKIKRISGPKDVADKYIVSDINSSFS, from the coding sequence ATGAGTATAAGCAGAAGAACTTTTCTTAAAGCATCAGTAGCAACTGCCGCAGCCGCATCCGTAGGCATTGCAATGCCTAAAAACGCTGAGGCGGCTCGTGGTGCAGATGTTGATAAATGGGTAAAAGGCGCCTGCCGTTTCTGCGGTACAGGCTGTGGTGTTTATATAGGCGTTAAGGACGGGAAAGTCGTTGCTATTAAAGGTAACCCTGACGCTCAGACAAACTTCGGATTTCTCTGTGTTAAAGGGTTTCTTGCATATAAATGTATGTATCACCCTGACAGACTTACCGAACCTATGATACGCCAGTCAAATGGTAAATTCAAAAAAGTCAGCTGGGATAAGGCTCTGGATACCGTTGCGGATAAGTTCAAGGAACTCCACAAAAAATACGGCAAAGACGCTGTAGCGTATTACGGCTCAGGTCAGGCGATGACAGAAGAAAGTTATACTTTCAATAAGCTTTTTAAAGGCGGTTTCGGGTCTAACATGGTAGAGGGGAACCCGCGTTTGTGCATGGCTTCCGCTGTCGGGGGCTATATATCCTCTTTCGGTTCTGATGAACCGGTGGGAGCATATGCGGATATAGAATACTCTAAATGTCTGTTTATAGTCGGCTCCAATGCCTCTGAGTGTCACCCTGTGCTCTTCCGCAGAATTATGCGCCATAAAATGAAAAATCCTGATGTTAAGATCATCGTATGCGAACCGAGAAAGACCACAACATCAAAGATTGCCGACCTCTGGCTTCCGGTTGACCCGGGGACAGACCTTGCTGTTTTCCATGCAATGGCAAAAGTTATCATGGACAACAACTGGCATAACGAACGTTTCATGAATGAAAATGCACGTATCACAAACGGTAAAGAAACCTTTGATATCGCTGCATACAAAGAATTTATAAAAGATTTTACACCTGAAAAAGTAGAGAAACTTACACGCTGTCCGGCAGATAATATCCGTCAGGCTGCGGAATGGTTTGCAAATTCAGGTGCATCTACATCACTCTGGACCATGGGGCTTAATCAGCGTACGAGGGGCGTATGGGCAAACAACCTCATACACAACCTGCACCTTATCACAGGCAACCTGTTCAAGCCGGGGGCGGATTCGTTCTCCCTCACAGGACAGCCGAATGCATGTGGCGGTGTACGTGAAACAGGTACTCTCTGTCACCTTCTGCCGGGGACAAAACCTGTTACTCTCGATAAGTGGCGTAGTCACATAGAGAAAGAGTGGGGAATCAAGCCGGGGACTATTAACCCTAAACCGGGGTTCCATACTATGAAGATGTTTGACTCCCTTGGCGGAGAGAAGGATACGTCAAAACCTATAAAAGGGATGATCACTTGTACTACGAACCCGGCACAATCTCTGCCTAACCTGAACAAGTATATTGACGGTATGCGTGACTCTTTCCTTGTGGTTATTGATATTTTCCCCACAAGGACGACTCAGCTTGCAGATGTTGTCCTTCCTGCTGCGTTTATCTATGAGAAAGGCGGTGTGTATGGATGCTCCGAGCGTAGAAGCCAGCTTACAGAAAAATGCGTGGAACCTATGGGGAATGCAAAACCTGATGTGTGGATTGCTGCTCAGATAGCTAAACGCATGGGGCTTGAAAAGCTCATTCCGTGGAACAGCGATGACTCAATGAAAAACAATGAAATGGCGTGGAGCGAATATATCCGTGTGACAAAAGATACAGACCACACGCTCGCAGGCGCTACATACAGCAGATTGAAAAAAGAGAAGGCCGGGCTTCAGTGGCCTTGTCCGACTACAGATCACCCGGGCACATATAAAAGATATGTCAGAGGTATGGATCCTATGTTTGAGCATGAAGGGTTCCAGAAGAAATTTGGTATTAAAATGCCTCTGGACAGGCAGTTCTACTTCTATATGGACAGTAAAGGCGAAGGGAAAGCAAACATCTGGCTGCGGCCTTATGCCGGTCCTGCTGAAGTTCCATCTGCTGAGTTTCCGTTCTACCTCACAACTGGGCGTGTTATTGAGCAGTGGCATACAGGGACGATGACAATGCGTATCCCTGAGATAGCAAGAGCTCACCCGAACGGCTACATCGAAGTGCACCCTGATGATGCGAAGAAGTACGGTATCATCTCCGGAGATATGGTGGAGGTTACAAGTATACGAGGGAAGTCAATTTTGCCTGCTCATGTTACCAAAGTTTCACTCCCGGGCATACTCTTTGTTCCATGGCACGATCAGGCTATGGACAGGATGATCAACTTTGTATGTAACGATGCAGTTGACCCTGGTTCGAAGGAGCCGGAGTTTAAGATTGCCGCCGTGAAAATTAAAAGAATTTCAGGACCAAAAGACGTGGCTGACAAATACATAGTCAGCGACATAAACTCATCCTTCTCCTAA
- a CDS encoding chaperone NapD, giving the protein MITILMQEPKMIYSGSIVFIEPENLNEVKQVLEGFSEIEIHAVSEDKTQIVISFETENDEKLEELTKVIKNHSKILDVGHHIMHFEDEVDAILQGDKIPDLKTFQRSRRREKNPLESREV; this is encoded by the coding sequence ATGATAACAATTTTGATGCAGGAGCCGAAAATGATCTACTCAGGAAGCATAGTTTTTATCGAACCTGAAAATCTAAATGAAGTTAAACAGGTGCTGGAAGGTTTCAGCGAGATTGAGATACATGCCGTTAGCGAGGACAAAACCCAGATAGTTATTTCTTTTGAAACAGAAAATGATGAAAAACTGGAAGAGCTTACGAAAGTGATTAAAAATCATAGTAAAATACTGGACGTTGGACACCATATAATGCATTTCGAAGACGAAGTGGATGCGATACTTCAGGGGGATAAAATTCCTGATCTGAAGACTTTTCAGCGGAGCAGGAGGAGAGAGAAGAACCCTCTTGAATCCCGTGAAGTATAG
- a CDS encoding 4Fe-4S dicluster domain-containing protein, translating to MPRNRFTDKLGKLLNNNPFKNFFKLNRLRPPGAVAEEMFMELCIRCARCIEVCPYDSIHRADLYEKLQIGTPYIFADKRACYLCMKCPPVCPTGALNPELVKPENVRIGIAVINQDTCLNYLYFREEEEGVSEGLAQLCNTCNNVCPFTDEAIYLDKFILPVITDKCTGCGICVEKCPTTPKSINIYPIGMPVEAEGGFFSRKQKVHGEEGAEGTAHGEELLERKQNISSFGVKPDFEYNVDLDEDKDEWQEQ from the coding sequence ATGCCGAGGAACAGATTTACTGATAAACTCGGGAAGCTTCTTAACAACAACCCGTTTAAGAATTTCTTTAAGCTGAATAGACTGCGCCCCCCCGGAGCAGTTGCGGAAGAGATGTTTATGGAGCTGTGCATAAGGTGTGCCAGATGCATAGAGGTTTGTCCTTATGACTCTATCCATAGAGCGGATCTTTACGAGAAGCTGCAGATAGGGACACCTTATATTTTTGCAGACAAACGCGCGTGCTATCTATGCATGAAGTGCCCTCCGGTGTGCCCGACAGGTGCGCTGAATCCGGAACTTGTCAAACCTGAGAATGTCCGTATTGGAATTGCTGTAATAAATCAGGACACCTGCCTTAATTATCTTTATTTCAGAGAAGAAGAGGAGGGTGTTTCAGAAGGGTTGGCTCAGCTCTGCAATACCTGCAACAATGTCTGCCCGTTTACGGATGAAGCAATTTATCTGGATAAATTCATACTGCCTGTAATTACGGATAAATGTACCGGCTGCGGTATCTGCGTTGAAAAATGCCCTACGACACCTAAATCCATTAATATATATCCGATCGGAATGCCTGTTGAGGCGGAAGGCGGGTTTTTCAGCAGAAAGCAGAAGGTTCACGGGGAAGAAGGGGCTGAAGGGACTGCTCACGGCGAAGAGCTTCTTGAGCGCAAACAGAACATAAGTTCTTTCGGTGTGAAACCGGACTTTGAATATAATGTCGATCTGGATGAAGACAAGGACGAGTGGCAGGAACAATGA